A section of the Diabrotica virgifera virgifera chromosome 8, PGI_DIABVI_V3a genome encodes:
- the LOC114336704 gene encoding leucine-rich repeat-containing protein 4, with protein sequence MPPQQIIVPWLCFLLMTVLVPEVSAMGGLCPAACTCKWKGGKQTVECMERGLITIPDSIDPETQVLDLSGNNLQILHRETFNRTGLINLQRVFLRSCRIGQIDNLAFRGLTNLIELDLSHNLLTGIPTGTFKDIPFLRDLIISNNPIQKIESQAFQAVHGLVKLDLSNCEIQNVAPKAFEGIEMLESLKLNGNRLSELRLRTVETLTRLHGVELHDNPWHCDCRLRSVKEWLVRNNIPYPENPVCSGGPERVIHKTFGELHIDDFACKPEILPVSRYIEAVSGENATITCRANAVPSAHVKWYWNGKQLLNNSIFSPHQMIHIYEEGKQEKRSNLVITNIQEGDPSEFYCVAENRAGSSEANFTLRVSLRPLGITSLGNGQIAGLSAALVFLILFILIVISILLLRLRRLPFTESKTPGQIEVVTVVNNGHIPNGKAVSPVNSPEETSSFSERKPPGELNFCNPVQKPPRLNDIPYSTVHYSGNGSVVTGSCFVSPSSTSGNNPDLINDTKGGEMVPTAVENFDRPLSGEYSRNPDSLYPSGLWDSEHGPSNATFQYNDKTPIMHDGTSTGGSIEELTFRLAQGTNRLAAYPSDYGLPIAETKTENISIPASQVNLPVNAKTLRVWQKGAVPVLPPVTALKRVLTSNRNSPDEGYQEGCGTDV encoded by the coding sequence ATGCCGCCGCAGCAGATCATAGTGCCGTGGCTCTGCTTTCTTTTGATGACTGTGTTAGTGCCGGAGGTGAGTGCTATGGGGGGTCTGTGCCCCGCAGCGTGCACGTGTAAGTGGAAAGGTGGTAAACAAACTGTCGAGTGCATGGAAAGAGGACTTATTACGATTCCTGACAGTATAGATCCCGAAACGCAAGTGCTCGATTTGTCCGGAAACAATCTGCAAATCCTCCACCGCGAAACGTTCAACCGGACTGGATTAATCAATCTTCAAAGAGTGTTTTTGAGAAGCTGTCGCATCGGCCAAATTGACAATTTAGCCTTCAGGGGATTAACGAATCTAATTGAACTTGATCTGTCACATAATCTTCTTACTGGCATACCGACAGGAACTTTCAAAGATATTCCTTTTCTGAGAGATTTAATTATATCTAATAATCCTATCCAAAAAATCGAATCACAAGCTTTCCAAGCAGTTCATGGATTAGTTAAATTAGATTTGTCCAACTGTGAAATCCAAAATGTAGCCCCCAAAGCTTTCGAGGGAATTGAAATGCTGGAATCCCTTAAATTGAATGGCAATCGACTCTCCGAACTTCGCCTACGTACAGTAGAAACCCTTACCAGACTTCATGGGGTTGAGCTCCATGACAACCCCTGGCATTGCGACTGTCGTTTACGATCTGTCAAAGAATGGTTAGTCAGAAATAACATTCCCTATCCTGAGAATCCAGTGTGTAGTGGTGGACCTGAAAGAGTTATACATAAGACATTTGGTGAGCTTCATATCGACGATTTCGCTTGCAAGCCAGAAATACTGCCTGTGAGTAGATACATCGAAGCAGTATCCGGTGAAAACGCTACTATTACTTGCCGTGCCAACGCAGTACCTTCAGCTCACGTCAAATGGTACTGGAACGGTAAACAGCTACTCAATAATTCCATTTTCTCACCACATCAAATGATACATATCTACGAAGAAGGCAAGCAAGAAAAAAGAAGCAATTTAGTCATAACCAACATTCAAGAAGGTGATCCTAGTGAGTTTTATTGTGTTGCTGAAAATCGTGCTGGTAGCTCCGAGGCTAACTTCACTTTGAGAGTGTCCCTTCGTCCTTTGGGAATAACGTCTCTTGGTAACGGTCAGATTGCAGGCCTTAGTGCTGCATTAGTGTTCCTAATCCTTTTTATATTGATCGTCATATCTATTTTACTGCTCAGACTCAGAAGACTGCCATTCACTGAAAGCAAAACCCCCGGCCAAATAGAGGTAGTGACAGTAGTTAACAACGGTCACATTCCAAATGGAAAAGCTGTTTCTCCAGTCAATAGTCCAGAAGAAACTTCTTCTTTTTCCGAACGGAAACCTCCAGGGGAATTGAATTTTTGTAATCCTGTCCAGAAACCACCTCGATTGAATGACATTCCTTACTCTACTGTGCATTATAGTGGAAATGGTAGTGTTGTTACTGGTTCTTGTTTCGTATCTCCATCGTCAACATCCGGCAATAATCCTGACTTAATAAATGATACCAAAGGTGGTGAGATGGTACCTACGGCTGTAGAGAATTTTGATCGACCTCTCAGCGGAGAGTACAGTCGAAATCCAGACTCATTATATCCTTCTGGATTGTGGGATAGTGAACACGGTCCCTCCAATGCCACCTTCCAGTATAACGACAAAACACCTATAATGCACGACGGAACCAGCACGGGTGGTTCCATCGAAGAACTGACTTTCCGTTTAGCTCAAGGTACTAACCGTCTAGCGGCCTACCCTTCGGATTACGGTCTTCCAATAGCAGAAACCAAAACTGAAAACATATCGATACCTGCGTCTCAAGTGAACCTACCAGTAAACGCAAAGACTTTAAGAGTGTGGCAAAAAGGTGCTGTACCAGTATTACCCCCAGTTACAGCTCTGAAAAGAGTGCTCACCAGCAATAGGAACTCACCCGACGAAGGATACCAAGAAGGTTGTGGTACCGATGTTTAG